GGCCGCCAGCATGGCCAAGGAAGAGGACTCTCCTGGGCACCAGTCCTTTGGCGGGGCCGGGGCTGGCATGGGCGGCCATGCGACCGAGGCCCATTTCAAGGATATGACGGAGATGGCCCGGCAGCCAGCCGACAACAAACTCAAGCGGGAACTGGACTTTATTCTGGACATTCCGCTGGACGTTTCGGCCGAGCTTGGACGCACCCGCCTGCTCATCAACGAACTGCTGCAACTGGGGCAGGGTTCGGTGGTGGAACTGAACAAGCTTGCCGGCGAGCCGCTGGAAGTCTACGTCAACGGCAAACTCGTGGCGCGCGGCGAAGCCGTGGTCATCAACGAAAAGTTTGGCGTGCGCCTTACCGACATCATCAGTCCCATTGAAAGGGTGAAACAGCTTGGCTAGCCTTGCACATGCCGCAGCACATGTCGCAGAACATGTAGTTGCCCAGGCCGCGACGGGCGGCCCGGTCTCTTCGACGCTGCCCGCAACGGGCGGATCGGGGTCGGCGGTGCGCGGCGTGGTGGAGCAGGGTGCGGCAGCGTTGCCGCACGGGCTGGACAGGGCGGTGGAAAACGCCGTTGAACTGACACGCCAGGGGCTTGGCGCTGCCGCGCAGGCGGCGGGCCGCTTTGCCGACACCCTTGCTGACAACCTTGACGGCGGTTTGGCCGGGCAGGCCGCAGCCAGGGCGGCTGAACACGGCACGGGCCTTGGGGGAAGCTCCTTTTCCTGGGGCGGCTACGCGCAGGCCGTGGGCATACTGTTTTTGCTGGTTGCCCTGTTGTGGCTGGTGGTCTGGGTGGTGCGCCGCTTTGGCAAGTTCAATTTTCTGCCGCGTCCGGGGGCGCTGCCCAAGGGCGCTCTGGTTATGGAGGCTCAGTTGCCGCTTGGCCCCCGCAAAGGGCTTATGGTGGTACGCTTCTTGAATAGAAGGCTGTTGCTGGGAGTGACCGACCAGCACATAACCCTTCTGACAGAGGAGCAGGCGCAGCATGAGCCGCAGGACAAAAATTTTCAACACATCATGGAAGAAGCCGCTCGCAGTACTGACAGCCGCTAGCCTTCTTTTTTTGCTGCCCCATCTGGCCCATGCCGCCCAGGACATGGCCATGCCCACCTTGCAGCTCAGCCTTGCCGGCGGCGCGAAATCGCCGGAAAAAGTCTCGGTGCTGCTGGAAATTCTCTTTCTGCTCACCGTCCTTTCGGTGGCTCCCGCCATCATGCTCACGGTCACCAGCTTTACCCGCATCATCATCGTGTTCAGCTTTCTGCGTCAGGCCATGGGCGTGCAGCAACTGCCGCCTACCCAGATACTGGCAAGCCTCGCCATTTTTATGACGGTGGTCATCATGTATCCCGTGGGCAAGCAGATCAACGACG
This DNA window, taken from Desulfovibrio sp., encodes the following:
- the fliN gene encoding flagellar motor switch protein FliN translates to MSQEDQDALAAQWEAELAKESDAAGDSGGTAEAAAPTATPPAGDDAQRQADEALAAQWAASMAKEEDSPGHQSFGGAGAGMGGHATEAHFKDMTEMARQPADNKLKRELDFILDIPLDVSAELGRTRLLINELLQLGQGSVVELNKLAGEPLEVYVNGKLVARGEAVVINEKFGVRLTDIISPIERVKQLG
- the fliO gene encoding flagellar biosynthetic protein FliO, with protein sequence MASLAHAAAHVAEHVVAQAATGGPVSSTLPATGGSGSAVRGVVEQGAAALPHGLDRAVENAVELTRQGLGAAAQAAGRFADTLADNLDGGLAGQAAARAAEHGTGLGGSSFSWGGYAQAVGILFLLVALLWLVVWVVRRFGKFNFLPRPGALPKGALVMEAQLPLGPRKGLMVVRFLNRRLLLGVTDQHITLLTEEQAQHEPQDKNFQHIMEEAARSTDSR